The following coding sequences lie in one Cucurbita pepo subsp. pepo cultivar mu-cu-16 chromosome LG13, ASM280686v2, whole genome shotgun sequence genomic window:
- the LOC111808981 gene encoding transmembrane emp24 domain-containing protein p24delta7-like, which yields MPKWSFLVSVLLGLMSTVAVSMRFELQSGGTKCISDDIKTNAMTVGKYSVISPNEDVPIPDSSKLTVRVSSPHGNTYHNADNVDSGNFAFTAAESGDYTACFWAPEQKPPGSVTVEFDWRSGVSSKDWSKVAKKGQIEIMEYELKKLYDTVISIHDEMFYLREREEEMQQLNRSTNAKMATFSILSLGVCLSVAGLQLWHLRAFFERKKLL from the exons ATGCCGAAATGGAGTTTCTTGGTTTCGGTTCTTTTGGGGCTGATGTCCACCGTTGCTGTTTCGATGCGGTTCGAGCTTCAATCGGGCGGCACCAAATGCATTTCGGATGACATTAAAACCAATGCCATGACGGTCGGCAAGTATTCGGTGATTAGTCCCAACGAAGATGTTCCTATCCCCGATTCTAGCAAACTCACTGTCAGG GTCAGTTCGCCTCATGGCAACACGTATCATAATGCGGATAATGTGGATTCTGGAAATTTCGCGTTCACTGCAGCCGAGTCTGGTGATTATACTGCTTGTTTTTGGGCTCCGGAACAAAAACCCCCAGGTTCAGTTACTGTTGAATTTGATTGGAGGTCCGGTGTTTCTTCTAAGGATTGGTCCAAGGTTGCTAAGAAAGGGCAGATTGAA ATAATGGAATACGAGTTGAAGAAGTTGTACGACACTGTCATCTCTATACATGATGAGATGTTTTATCTCCGTGAAAG AGAGGAGGAGATGCAGCAACTGAACAGATCAACAAACGCAAAAATGGCCACTTTTAGTATCCTATCACTTGGAGTTTGCTTGTCTGTCGCTGGTTTACAGTTATGGCATCTCAGGGCATTCTTTGAACGCAAGAAGTTGCTCTGA